In the genome of Pelmatolapia mariae isolate MD_Pm_ZW linkage group LG4, Pm_UMD_F_2, whole genome shotgun sequence, the window ccaaacgggacaggcaaaaaaaaaagaaagaaatgtgagCAAATACATGTTTCATATTTTGGGTCCTTCAGAGGTTCCACTGTCTGCGTTGTGATTGGTGCTTTACATTGTGGCTTCAGGCTCATTTGTAGGTGTTCATGTGGACCCAGACTCACCTGGCAGGAGTCCTTTCCTCCTTGAGTCACGCCGGCACAGATCATGTTGCTTGTGATTCCACCACCGAGGTCACTGTTACAGTCGGTGTTGGACACGATAGGGATGCTCACCTCCTGTAGAGTCCCAGGGGAAGGAAGGGAAACTGGAAAAAACCCCAGATATGAGCAGTTTGAGGCATGAATCCACCACATGTAAAGAAAGTGCTTGGATACTGTTATATATTAATCTTTCCTATTATTGGTGTTGGTAGATTAAAGTTAAGACTTGTAGCCTGTGTACACTCATTCACTCACTTCTGTTCAATTTCCTGCTTTAGTTGCCTCAAAGTTGCTCTTCAAAATGTATTGACTTACCTGTCCTGCAAACCCAGAGACCTACatagaaatactttttttttcctgacgcCTTGAATCTATCTTAAACTGATCATTAATCATTAACTTGAACTCAcatgaagatttaaaaaaaaaataatttactaaTGGCCTGAATTACTGAAAATGGGAATATTAAGCTGATGCTATATTTTTCCTACTGGTTAATAAAAACTGTTAAAGTGGGATTTAGCAGGTGGTGTAAAGCTAAGGTCGGGTATAGCAGTGCAGCCTGAGATGACCAGATTAGGAATATCAGCTCTCAGCTGCATCATAAAGATCCAAGAGTAGGAAAAAACTGCTCTAAAGAGATTTTGGCTCACAGGAGTTACCGCAcacactgacctcattattaAAATCATGTGGATACGCCAGGAAatgaagaaaagcagaaagtgtTGATGTGTTGAAATTAACAGAAGCTGAGTATAATCATAATCCGATTATAACAGTAAAGGTTAATAACTGTCGCTGCTCCAGTTCTCACCGCTGTCTCGGATGTTGCCCCAGCCGGTGACCCAGGTGGTCGTCCCAGCAGGGAAGTCGCTGCCCGCGTCCGCCAGACACACAGGTCTGATGTAGTTGTTAAACTCAACAGTTGAGGACAGCCGCAGCAGTGCGATGTCATTGTCATTAGTTTTGGAGTTATAGTTGGGATGTGTGATTATCTGTGACACTGACCGGGAGACCCCATTAGTGTTAGTGCTTTGCAGTGACTCGTATCCGAGGTAAACGGTCGTTTGTGATGGGGTGCTGAAAATAGCAAGAAGTAGTGACTGTTAGTGCTTAATCGATAGTTGACAGGTGAAGAGGGTGGGTCATGTGACAGGATGAGAGCTTACTTGGTGAAACAGTGGGCAGCAGTCAGGATCCACTCATTGTTGATCAGGGAGCCTCCACAGAAGTGCTGACCGGATGTTTGCAGACTGACCTGCCAGGGCCACGCTCCTGCAGAAGCATCCTGGCCTCCTACGATCCTGGTGTTAAGTGGAGCAATTCCACAAACTGTAGGCAAAGACATTTATGCACAAAGCAAAATTACTCTCAAACGTTCAAAGCTGGAGAGCAGCTTCAGACCAGATAACGCCACCGTCGGCCCATAAACAAAGCACGAGTGAATCTAGAGGTCAACAAATGAAAGCTCATCAGTCTGTCCCATTCCAATGAGCCCAAATTTCAGGAACATCTTAAGAGACTTAATGTGTTtggaaaatcaaaatcaaaaattATTGTATTTCAAATTCCTCTTCATAATGAATAGAGGAATACgggacatcagactacttgttcttattGTTTAACT includes:
- the LOC134626811 gene encoding prostasin-like, translated to MELFSCGVLLLALTLTGSNAQLDVCGIAPLNTRIVGGQDASAGAWPWQVSLQTSGQHFCGGSLINNEWILTAAHCFTNTPSQTTVYLGYESLQSTNTNGVSRSVSQIITHPNYNSKTNDNDIALLRLSSTVEFNNYIRPVCLADAGSDFPAGTTTWVTGWGNIRDSVSLPSPGTLQEVSIPIVSNTDCNSDLGGGITSNMICAGVTQGGKDSCQGDSGGPLVAKNSSIWVQAGIVSFGNGCAQPNSPGVYTRVSQYQSWINNQISSNQPGFITFVPSSAHFIYLSVLLLLSILPILFSLVVLS